Proteins from a genomic interval of Chionomys nivalis chromosome 7, mChiNiv1.1, whole genome shotgun sequence:
- the LOC130877064 gene encoding keratin-associated protein 2-1-like, with product MTCCGSFSSQSCGGCCQPCCCRDPCCCRPVSCQTTVCRPVTCVPHFTRPICEPCRRPICCDPCSLQQGCCRPITCCPTSCTAVVCRPCCWASTCCQPISVQAPCCRPPCCQPAPCRTTCRTSPCNTCC from the coding sequence ATGACCTGCTGTGGCTCCTTCTCCTCCCAGAGCTGTGGaggctgctgccagccctgctgctgccGCGACCCCTGCTGCTGCCGCCCAGTGTCCTGCCAGACCACAGTGTGCCGCCCTGTGACCTGCGTGCCCCACTTCACCAGGCCCATCTGCGAGCCCTGCCGCCGCCCCATCTGCTGTGACCCCTGCAGCCTGCAGCAGGGCTGCTGCCGCCCCATCACCTGCTGCCCCACCTCCTGCACAGCTGTGGTCTGCAGACCCTGCTGCTGGGCCTCCACCTGCTGCCAGCCCATCTCTGTGCAGGCTCCGTGCTGCAGGCCCCCCTGCTGCCAGCCTGCCCCCTGCCGCACCACCTGCAGGACCTCCCCTTGCAACACCTGCTGCTGA
- the LOC130877063 gene encoding keratin-associated protein 2-1-like, translating to MTCCGSFSSQSCGGCCQPCCCRDPCCCRPVSCQTTVCRPVTCVPHFTRPICEPCRRPICCDPCSLQQGCCRPITCCPTSCTAVVCRPCCWASTCCQPISVQAPCCRPPCCQPAPCRTTCRTSPCNSCC from the coding sequence ATGACCTGCTGTGGCTCCTTCTCCTCCCAGAGCTGTGGaggctgctgccagccctgctgctgccGCGACCCCTGCTGCTGCCGCCCAGTGTCCTGCCAGACCACAGTGTGCCGCCCTGTGACCTGCGTGCCCCACTTCACCAGGCCCATCTGCGAGCCCTGCCGCCGCCCCATCTGCTGTGACCCCTGCAGCCTGCAGCAGGGCTGCTGCCGCCCCATCACCTGCTGCCCCACCTCCTGCACAGCTGTGGTCTGCAGACCCTGCTGCTGGGCCTCCACCTGCTGCCAGCCCATCTCTGTGCAGGCTCCCTGCTGCAGGCCCCCCTGCTGCCAGCCTGCCCCCTGCCGCACCACCTGCAGGACCTCCCCTTGCAACAGCTGCTGCTGA